One Novosphingobium sp. EMRT-2 DNA segment encodes these proteins:
- a CDS encoding DUF2490 domain-containing protein, which translates to MPRLPCRALLLPLPVLILALTALPARAAQNDHQVWGVVQGTVDLGGRATSAFDVQYRVTDGASRQGQVLIRPAIGVYLDKTTAAYIGYAFVTTDPLGGTPTDEHRVFEQLTFRIAGDGKGPTLTGRTRLEQRFVEGWTGHTGWRLRQQVRGTLPLGDRGVALISTLEPFVSFNTTGWGQRAGFDQVRAFAGVSLPVARGIALEPGYMGQYIARYRQPDRMNHVISLSLSLRR; encoded by the coding sequence ATGCCGCGATTGCCCTGCCGTGCCCTGCTTCTGCCCTTGCCCGTGCTGATTCTGGCGCTGACCGCCCTGCCGGCCCGTGCCGCGCAGAACGATCACCAGGTCTGGGGCGTGGTGCAGGGCACCGTCGATCTGGGCGGCCGGGCGACCTCGGCGTTCGACGTCCAGTACCGCGTGACCGACGGCGCCTCGCGCCAGGGGCAGGTGCTGATCCGGCCGGCGATCGGCGTCTATCTGGACAAGACCACGGCGGCCTATATCGGCTATGCCTTCGTCACCACCGATCCGCTTGGCGGCACGCCGACCGACGAACATCGCGTGTTCGAGCAACTGACGTTCCGCATCGCCGGAGACGGCAAGGGACCGACGCTGACCGGGCGCACGCGGCTGGAGCAGCGCTTCGTCGAGGGCTGGACCGGCCACACCGGCTGGCGGCTGCGCCAGCAGGTGCGCGGCACGCTGCCGCTGGGCGACCGGGGCGTGGCGCTCATCTCCACGCTCGAACCCTTCGTCAGCTTCAACACCACCGGCTGGGGCCAGCGCGCGGGCTTCGACCAGGTGCGCGCCTTTGCCGGCGTCTCCCTGCCTGTGGCCAGGGGAATCGCTCTCGAACCCGGCTATATGGGGCAGTACATCGCCCGCTATCGCCAGCCGGACCGCATGAACCACGTTATCAGCCTTTCGCTGTCGCTGCGCAGGTGA
- a CDS encoding NAD-dependent succinate-semialdehyde dehydrogenase — MTAYPALHMVIDGERVAGGGRRTHAVVNPATGETIGELPLAEPADLDRALETARKGFRIWRDSTPQQRAAVLQGAARLMLERQDDLARIATLEEGKTLPEARIEVMMNVGLFNFYAGEVFRIYGRTLVRPAGMRSTVTHEPVGPVAAFAPWNFPLGNPGRKLGAPIAAGCSVILKAAEETPASALGVLQCLLDAGLPKEVAQAVFGVPDEVSRHLLASPVIRKLSFTGSTVIGKHLSKLAADNCIRTTMELGGHGPVLVFGDADIDRALDTMVTSKYRNAGQVCVSPTRFIVEENVFDRFRDGFVERVKAIRVGNGLEDGVQMGPMANARRPEAMERLIGDATARGAKLLAGGERVGNAGFFYAPSVLSEIPLDAAVLNEEPFGPVALLNPFRGEEAMIEEANRLPYGLAAYAWTQDGKRQQRVAREIESGMVGINTTMIGGADAPFGGVKWSGHGAEDGPEGVMACMVTKAVHEG, encoded by the coding sequence ATGACCGCCTATCCTGCCCTCCACATGGTGATCGATGGCGAGCGCGTGGCCGGCGGCGGGCGCCGCACGCACGCGGTCGTCAATCCCGCGACCGGCGAGACCATCGGCGAACTGCCGCTGGCCGAGCCGGCCGATCTCGACCGCGCGCTGGAAACCGCGCGCAAGGGGTTCCGCATCTGGCGCGATTCCACGCCGCAGCAGCGCGCGGCGGTGCTGCAGGGCGCGGCGCGGCTGATGCTGGAGCGGCAGGACGACCTGGCCCGCATCGCCACGCTGGAAGAGGGCAAGACGCTTCCCGAGGCCCGCATCGAAGTGATGATGAACGTGGGCCTGTTCAACTTCTACGCGGGCGAGGTGTTCCGGATTTATGGCCGCACGCTGGTGCGCCCGGCGGGCATGCGCTCCACCGTCACGCACGAGCCGGTCGGCCCGGTCGCCGCCTTCGCGCCGTGGAACTTCCCGCTGGGCAATCCGGGCCGCAAGCTGGGCGCGCCGATCGCCGCGGGCTGCTCGGTGATCCTCAAGGCGGCGGAAGAGACGCCGGCCTCGGCGCTGGGCGTGCTGCAATGCCTGCTCGACGCCGGCTTGCCCAAGGAAGTGGCGCAGGCGGTGTTCGGCGTGCCCGACGAGGTCAGCCGGCACCTGCTGGCCAGCCCGGTGATCCGCAAGCTGAGCTTCACCGGATCGACCGTGATCGGCAAGCACCTGAGCAAGCTGGCCGCCGACAACTGCATCCGCACGACGATGGAGCTGGGCGGCCACGGTCCGGTGCTGGTGTTCGGCGATGCCGACATCGACCGCGCGCTCGATACCATGGTGACGTCGAAATACCGCAACGCCGGGCAGGTCTGCGTCAGCCCCACGCGCTTCATCGTCGAGGAAAACGTGTTCGACCGCTTCCGCGACGGCTTTGTCGAGCGGGTCAAGGCGATCCGCGTCGGCAACGGGCTGGAAGACGGCGTGCAGATGGGGCCGATGGCCAACGCGCGCCGGCCCGAGGCGATGGAGCGCCTGATCGGTGATGCCACGGCGCGCGGCGCGAAGCTGCTCGCCGGGGGCGAGCGCGTGGGCAATGCCGGGTTCTTCTATGCGCCGTCGGTGCTGTCCGAAATCCCGCTGGACGCCGCGGTCCTCAACGAGGAGCCCTTCGGCCCGGTGGCGCTGCTCAACCCGTTCCGGGGCGAGGAGGCCATGATCGAGGAGGCGAACCGCCTGCCCTATGGCCTGGCCGCCTATGCCTGGACGCAGGACGGCAAGCGCCAGCAACGCGTGGCGCGCGAGATCGAAAGCGGCATGGTGGGTATCAACACCACGATGATCGGCGGCGCGGATGCGCCGTTCGGCGGGGTCAAGTGGTCGGGCCACGGCGCGGAGGACGGCCCCGAAGGCGTGATGGCCTGCATGGTCACCAAGGCGGTCCACGAAGGCTGA
- a CDS encoding nuclear transport factor 2 family protein, whose protein sequence is MSDSDRIATLEAQVAELGRRLTVREDELDIRKLQHLYGYLIDKCLYNETADLFTDDGEVRFFGGIWKGKEGVRRLYVERFQKRFTYGNNGPIDGFLLEHPQLQDIINVQPDGVTALARARSMMQAGRHKDFEGDQPWLKSRQWWEGGIYENTYKKVDGTWRIHILNYMPIWHADFETGWANTRPEYVPFPKETYPTDPTGPDELIEGHWLWPTHKLTPFHFPHPVTGEEIVAQRWEGDEAREKAKG, encoded by the coding sequence ATGTCCGATTCCGATCGTATCGCCACGCTTGAAGCGCAGGTTGCCGAGCTTGGTCGCCGCCTGACCGTGCGTGAGGACGAGCTTGATATCCGCAAGCTCCAGCACCTTTACGGCTATCTCATCGACAAGTGCCTGTACAACGAGACGGCCGACCTGTTCACCGACGATGGCGAAGTGCGCTTCTTCGGCGGCATCTGGAAAGGCAAGGAAGGCGTGCGCCGGCTCTATGTCGAACGGTTCCAGAAGCGCTTCACTTATGGCAACAACGGCCCGATCGACGGATTCCTGCTCGAACACCCGCAGTTGCAGGACATCATCAACGTACAGCCCGACGGCGTGACCGCGCTGGCCCGCGCGCGCTCGATGATGCAGGCGGGGCGGCACAAGGACTTCGAAGGCGACCAGCCCTGGCTCAAGAGCCGCCAATGGTGGGAAGGCGGCATCTACGAGAACACCTACAAGAAGGTGGACGGCACCTGGCGCATCCACATCCTGAACTACATGCCGATCTGGCACGCCGATTTCGAAACCGGCTGGGCCAACACCCGGCCCGAATACGTGCCGTTCCCCAAGGAAACCTATCCCACCGACCCGACCGGGCCGGACGAACTGATCGAGGGCCACTGGCTGTGGCCGACCCACAAGCTGACGCCGTTCCACTTCCCCCACCCGGTGACGGGCGAGGAAATCGTGGCGCAGCGCTGGGAAGGCGATGAAGCCCGCGAAAAGGCGAAAGGCTGA
- a CDS encoding MFS transporter, with the protein MAGAASPAMTGAPEVSESKAEGGGAERRWPSTASAYFALFAIIAATFLNFFDQTVFGMLAQRIKIDFGLTDEQLGFLGGPASVIFFVFVGIPLARLADIYPRKLVLAGGMAATGVIMGLGGIAQGFGQFIGSRMFLGAGGSAHAPAAYSMIADYFPPKKITRAFALLQLGFIGGTTAGVLAGGKLIVALAGWSEAHVLGLRVHSWQLILVGQAVLGLLAAGLLLLVKEPPRLVRAPAEGRVPVPERQGLGRRVLAFTGLDAAKAIHARGRVYYPLFGGLALSAIETFGLMFWRVPFMIRTYGWDEGRIGLVMAPMLLVSQLAGVFLGGVFVEWMAKRHVDANVRCAAILFALVTICSITAPLMPTGEMALAVFALSGVFGLAGAVPQNAAIQRIAPNEMRGQVTAIYLFMFTFFGALGSFVVGVVAQRIVGVEADLWKALVITAGTLLPIATLCMVLAIRPYRAEVARLEAEGR; encoded by the coding sequence ATGGCGGGAGCAGCATCCCCGGCGATGACCGGTGCGCCGGAAGTATCTGAAAGCAAGGCGGAAGGAGGGGGCGCCGAGCGGCGCTGGCCGTCAACCGCATCGGCCTATTTCGCGCTGTTCGCGATCATCGCGGCGACGTTCCTGAACTTTTTCGACCAGACCGTGTTCGGCATGCTGGCGCAGCGGATCAAGATCGATTTCGGGCTGACCGACGAACAGCTGGGCTTTCTGGGCGGCCCCGCCAGTGTGATCTTCTTCGTGTTCGTGGGCATCCCGCTGGCCCGGCTGGCGGACATCTATCCGCGCAAGCTGGTGCTGGCCGGCGGCATGGCGGCGACCGGCGTGATCATGGGGCTGGGCGGCATCGCGCAGGGGTTCGGCCAGTTCATCGGCAGCCGCATGTTCCTGGGCGCGGGCGGTTCGGCGCACGCGCCGGCGGCCTATTCGATGATCGCGGACTATTTCCCGCCGAAGAAGATCACCCGCGCCTTCGCGCTGCTGCAACTGGGCTTCATCGGCGGGACGACCGCGGGCGTGCTGGCCGGCGGCAAGCTGATCGTCGCGCTGGCGGGCTGGAGCGAGGCGCACGTGCTGGGGCTGCGGGTCCATAGCTGGCAGCTGATCCTCGTGGGCCAGGCGGTGCTGGGGCTGCTGGCGGCCGGCCTGCTGCTGCTGGTCAAGGAACCGCCGCGCCTCGTCCGTGCGCCGGCGGAAGGGCGCGTGCCGGTGCCGGAGCGGCAGGGGCTGGGCCGGCGCGTGCTCGCTTTTACCGGGCTGGACGCGGCCAAGGCGATCCATGCGCGCGGGCGGGTCTATTACCCGCTGTTCGGCGGCCTGGCGCTGAGCGCGATCGAAACGTTCGGCCTGATGTTCTGGCGCGTGCCATTCATGATCCGCACCTATGGCTGGGACGAGGGGCGCATCGGCTTGGTCATGGCGCCGATGCTGCTCGTCTCGCAGCTGGCCGGCGTGTTTCTGGGCGGGGTGTTCGTGGAATGGATGGCCAAGCGCCACGTCGATGCCAACGTGCGCTGCGCGGCGATCCTGTTCGCGCTCGTCACGATCTGCTCGATCACCGCGCCGCTGATGCCCACGGGCGAGATGGCGCTGGCGGTGTTTGCGCTGAGCGGGGTGTTCGGCCTGGCCGGCGCGGTGCCGCAGAACGCGGCGATCCAGCGCATCGCCCCCAACGAGATGCGCGGGCAGGTGACCGCGATCTACCTGTTCATGTTCACCTTCTTCGGCGCGCTCGGCAGCTTCGTGGTCGGCGTGGTCGCGCAGCGGATCGTGGGGGTGGAGGCGGACCTGTGGAAGGCGCTGGTCATCACCGCCGGCACGCTGCTGCCGATCGCCACGCTGTGCATGGTGCTGGCCATCCGCCCCTATCGCGCCGAAGTGGCGCGGCTGGAAGCGGAAGGTCGTTGA
- a CDS encoding SDR family NAD(P)-dependent oxidoreductase, translating to MQNLPGKTAFITGGASGIGLGIAKALLGAGMNVTIADIRQDHLDSAVAELDGGDRVLAVKLDVTDRAAFAAAADAAEAKFGKVHILCNNAGVAVVGPTDLATFADWDWVMNVNLGGTINGVVTILPRILAHGEGGHIVNTASMSALVPVGGTTIYSTGKAAVTAMMECMRPELEPRGVICSAFCPGAVQSNIADAGKTRPADLSDTGYAEADKRRAAGGNFMHLYQTKEEVGERVLRGILNDELYILTHSEFLAGVRERGEATTAAVQTHLPENPEYKETFAMLFRNPAITAEIERQNRLRAGA from the coding sequence ATGCAGAATCTTCCCGGCAAGACGGCTTTCATCACGGGCGGGGCCAGCGGCATCGGCCTCGGCATCGCCAAGGCGCTGCTCGGCGCGGGGATGAACGTGACCATCGCCGACATCCGCCAGGATCACCTCGATTCGGCCGTCGCCGAACTGGACGGGGGCGACCGCGTGCTGGCGGTGAAGCTCGACGTGACCGATCGCGCGGCCTTCGCCGCCGCGGCCGACGCCGCCGAAGCGAAGTTCGGCAAGGTCCACATCCTGTGCAACAACGCCGGCGTCGCGGTGGTCGGCCCCACCGACCTCGCCACCTTCGCCGACTGGGACTGGGTGATGAACGTCAACCTGGGCGGCACGATCAACGGCGTGGTCACGATCCTCCCGCGCATCCTGGCGCATGGCGAAGGCGGGCACATCGTCAACACCGCCTCGATGTCGGCGCTGGTGCCGGTGGGCGGAACCACGATCTATTCGACGGGCAAGGCCGCCGTCACCGCGATGATGGAATGCATGCGCCCCGAACTGGAGCCGCGCGGCGTGATCTGTTCGGCCTTCTGCCCCGGCGCGGTCCAGTCCAACATCGCCGACGCCGGCAAGACGCGCCCCGCCGACCTGTCCGACACCGGCTATGCCGAGGCGGACAAGCGCCGCGCGGCCGGCGGCAACTTCATGCACCTCTACCAGACCAAGGAAGAGGTGGGCGAACGCGTGCTGCGCGGCATTCTCAACGACGAGCTCTACATCCTCACCCACAGCGAGTTCCTGGCCGGCGTGCGCGAACGCGGCGAAGCGACCACGGCGGCGGTGCAGACCCACTTGCCGGAAAATCCGGAATACAAGGAAACCTTCGCCATGCTGTTCCGCAACCCGGCAATCACCGCCGAGATCGAACGGCAGAACCGGCTGCGCGCCGGCGCCTGA